The stretch of DNA GCCCGGCGTGCTTGCCCTCGGCGATCTCATCGACGAGCTTCGCGCAGAAGGCGTTGAGGTCGGCGGGCGTGCGGCTGGTGACGAGGCCCTCGTCGCAGACGCACTCTTCATCGACCCAGTTCGCGCCGGCGTTGATGAGGTCAGTCCTGACGCTTGGGTAGGAAGTCACCTTGCGGCCTTCGACCACGTCGGCCTCGACGAGCAGCCACGGCCCGTGGCAGATCGCGGCGACCGGCTTGTGCTGCTTGAAGAACTCGGTGACGAAACGCACGGCGTCGGCGTCTTGGCGCAGGGTGTCGGGGTTCTTGAGACCGCCGGGCAAGATCAAGGCGTCGAACTCGTCGGCGCTCGATTCGCTAACGATGCGATCGACGGGGATCTTGTCGCCGAGTTGATCGTGATGCTTGCCTTGGATCTCGCCCATCTCGAGCGAGACGACGAAGGCTTCACCGCCCGAGTCGATGACGGCGTCGCGGGGTTGGGTAAGCTCGTCCTGCTCGAAGCCGTCGGTGGCGAGCACCGCGACCTTCTTCCCTTTGAGTTGATCGGCGTCGTACTTGTTCATTTGTTATCGCTCGGTTGTTGGTGTTGTCGTTTGTTTATTGATCGCCCGCTCGTGGTTAACCGTGCTCGACGTTGACCGTCGCGGGCTTCAGCTTCTCCATCGGCTGACCACAGCAGGTGAAGGTCGGCTCACCGGTTTCGCAGTGGCAGGGCGTTTTGATTTCGATCTGCATCTTGCAATGGCTGCACTGGTAAGCGTCGCCAACGAGGGGCTTGGACATGGTCGCACTCCTGACGAGGGGTGAACGCCGCCGTGGGTCCGCGTTCGCTAGACGCGGCAGCCGGGCGGCATCGCTTGCAACACTGCTGGTGCAATCGCCATGCCTACGACGAGACGACGACTGGCCGTGCGCCAGCTGGGGTGACGCCGCTGCTTCCGCTGACAGTCTGGGCGCAACGCGACCATTGAGGCCGTGGGCCAATCAATACTCAGATTGAGCAAAGTAG from Botrimarina mediterranea encodes:
- a CDS encoding type 1 glutamine amidotransferase domain-containing protein, coding for MNKYDADQLKGKKVAVLATDGFEQDELTQPRDAVIDSGGEAFVVSLEMGEIQGKHHDQLGDKIPVDRIVSESSADEFDALILPGGLKNPDTLRQDADAVRFVTEFFKQHKPVAAICHGPWLLVEADVVEGRKVTSYPSVRTDLINAGANWVDEECVCDEGLVTSRTPADLNAFCAKLVDEIAEGKHAGQTA